One stretch of Streptomyces hygroscopicus DNA includes these proteins:
- a CDS encoding membrane protein, which produces MPSAGIAPRRVVQLTALLAMLVFFATQLVGAVLPNVPLFIAASACGLALDLFLQHKQPGLLSLLGKIRLDVTVRQLFRDMLIMVGLLRIEGINPLHEQAPLTVGLLLFNLVHFACQAAAILVRRSRQLPFVTRNIDASALRLSEAPPRLFARQHGRRLLRLAAPATAGLLITAGTKDAVWGGAGLAIALLIGIGGTAHLASWMLPRKRVANEAAALRWLDKWLADYQPTVGMYFSGGNSSAYQANMWLSTLAALDGKPIIVLRERFMVQKIDATDVPVVCLPKVAHLMRLEHSTLKVLLHPANSGKTSQVLRIPSIKHAFINHGESDKLSSCNPYAKAYDEVWVAGPAARERYQLADIGVEDKDVVEVGRPQLAPIRPYAGVPTGALGGAGTEHFTTVLYAPTWEGWDGNPGNTSVILAGENIVRELLTDPKVRLLYKPHPMTGSVDPRAGRANDRIRAMIAEANTKRTGDRPGPEAAAELARCADELNRLTSTAFRPSADEIERMKLQGAPDGDRAAAVTAATTAWESAYWASLPVWEHQIITGPRPAIFTCFNQADVLISDVSSVVSDYLTSEKPYAVANTSGMTEEEFRAGFPTVRAATILTPEAKGTAGLLEAVRDPEKDTLAAARAELKVHLLGPSDPPSLVRFNQATQELCDKADERRARMATRLSDEIPSQREARDAAEEMELESGSPEPEETATV; this is translated from the coding sequence GTGCCCTCTGCCGGAATCGCCCCACGCCGGGTCGTACAGCTGACGGCGCTGCTCGCGATGCTCGTGTTCTTTGCCACACAGCTCGTCGGCGCCGTGCTTCCGAACGTACCGCTTTTCATCGCCGCCTCGGCGTGCGGTCTCGCGCTCGATCTCTTCCTTCAGCACAAGCAGCCCGGTCTGCTGTCGCTGCTGGGCAAGATCCGCCTTGACGTCACGGTGCGCCAGCTGTTCCGCGACATGCTCATCATGGTCGGGCTGCTGCGCATCGAGGGCATCAATCCCCTGCACGAGCAGGCGCCCCTGACCGTGGGACTGCTGCTGTTCAACCTGGTGCACTTCGCCTGCCAGGCGGCGGCCATCCTGGTCCGCCGGAGCCGGCAGCTGCCGTTCGTCACGCGCAACATCGACGCGTCCGCGCTGCGCCTGAGTGAGGCCCCGCCGCGGCTGTTCGCCCGTCAGCACGGGCGCCGTCTGCTGCGTCTGGCCGCGCCGGCCACCGCCGGTCTGCTGATCACCGCCGGCACCAAGGACGCCGTCTGGGGCGGTGCCGGTCTGGCGATCGCGCTGCTGATCGGCATCGGCGGCACGGCGCACCTGGCCTCCTGGATGCTGCCGCGCAAGCGCGTGGCGAACGAGGCCGCGGCCCTGCGGTGGCTCGACAAGTGGCTGGCCGACTACCAGCCGACCGTGGGGATGTACTTCTCCGGCGGCAACTCCTCGGCGTACCAGGCGAACATGTGGCTCTCCACGCTCGCCGCGCTCGACGGAAAGCCGATCATCGTGCTCCGTGAGCGGTTCATGGTGCAGAAGATCGACGCGACGGACGTGCCGGTCGTCTGCCTCCCCAAGGTGGCGCATCTGATGCGTCTGGAGCACTCGACGCTCAAGGTGCTGCTGCACCCGGCCAACTCCGGCAAGACCTCGCAGGTGCTGCGCATCCCCTCGATCAAGCACGCCTTCATCAACCACGGCGAGAGCGACAAGCTCTCCAGCTGCAACCCGTACGCCAAGGCGTACGACGAGGTGTGGGTCGCGGGCCCGGCGGCGCGCGAGCGCTACCAGCTCGCCGACATCGGCGTCGAGGACAAGGACGTCGTGGAGGTCGGCCGGCCGCAGCTTGCCCCCATCCGCCCCTACGCGGGCGTGCCCACCGGCGCCCTCGGCGGAGCCGGTACGGAACACTTCACCACCGTGCTGTACGCGCCGACCTGGGAGGGCTGGGACGGCAACCCCGGTAACACCTCGGTGATCCTGGCCGGTGAGAACATCGTCCGCGAGCTGCTCACCGACCCCAAGGTTCGCCTGCTGTACAAGCCGCACCCGATGACCGGTTCGGTGGACCCGCGCGCGGGCCGCGCCAACGACCGCATCAGGGCGATGATCGCCGAGGCGAACACCAAGCGCACCGGCGACCGCCCCGGCCCGGAGGCCGCCGCCGAGCTGGCCCGGTGCGCCGATGAGCTCAACCGGCTCACCAGCACCGCCTTCCGCCCCAGCGCGGACGAGATCGAGCGCATGAAGCTCCAGGGTGCCCCGGATGGCGACCGCGCGGCGGCCGTCACCGCGGCCACGACCGCCTGGGAGAGCGCCTATTGGGCCTCGCTGCCGGTCTGGGAGCACCAGATCATCACCGGCCCGCGTCCGGCGATCTTCACCTGCTTCAACCAGGCCGACGTGCTGATCAGCGATGTCTCCAGCGTGGTCTCGGACTACCTCACGAGCGAGAAGCCGTACGCGGTGGCGAACACCAGCGGGATGACGGAGGAGGAGTTCCGGGCGGGCTTCCCGACGGTGCGCGCCGCCACGATCCTCACGCCGGAGGCCAAGGGCACGGCCGGACTGCTGGAAGCTGTCCGCGACCCCGAGAAGGACACCCTCGCGGCCGCCCGCGCCGAGCTGAAGGTGCATCTGCTCGGCCCGTCCGACCCGCCGTCGCTGGTGCGCTTCAACCAGGCCACGCAGGAGCTGTGCGACAAGGCCGATGAGCGCCGGGCCCGGATGGCCACCCGGCTGTCCGACGAGATCCCCTCGCAGCGCGAGGCCCGGGACGCGGCGGAGGAGATGGAGCTGGAGTCCGGCTCGCCGGAGCCGGAGGAGACCGCGACGGTCTGA
- a CDS encoding GTPase CgtA: MTTFVDRVELHVAAGNGGHGCASVHREKFKPLGGPDGGNGGRGGDVILVVDQSVTTLLDYHHSPHRKATNGKPGEGGNRSGKDGTDLILPVPDGTVVLDKQGNVLADLIGQGTTYIAAQGGRGGLGNAALASARRKAPGFALLGEPGHSGDVVLELKTVADVALVGYPSAGKSSLISVLSAAKPKIADYPFTTLVPNLGVVTAGSTVYTIADVPGLIPGASQGKGLGLEFLRHVERCSVLVHVLDTAALESERDPLTDLDVIEAELAQYGGLDDRPRVVVLNKVDIPDGQDLADIIRPELEARGYQVLEVSAVAHLGLKELSFVLAQIVAEARAAKPQEEATRIVIRPKAVDDAGFRVVAEEGFYRVLGEKPERWVRQTDFANDEAVGYLADRLARLGVEGELMKAGAHSGDEVVIGPADDAVVFDWEPSLATGAEMLGRRGEDHRFDAPRPAAQRRRERDVERDEAEQEYDAFKPF; encoded by the coding sequence ATGACCACCTTCGTGGACCGCGTCGAACTGCACGTCGCCGCGGGTAACGGGGGCCACGGCTGCGCCTCCGTGCACCGCGAGAAGTTCAAGCCGCTCGGGGGGCCGGACGGGGGCAACGGCGGCCGTGGCGGCGATGTGATCCTGGTCGTGGACCAGTCCGTCACCACGCTCCTCGACTACCACCACAGCCCCCACCGCAAGGCCACCAACGGCAAGCCCGGCGAGGGCGGGAACCGCTCCGGTAAGGACGGCACCGATCTGATCCTGCCGGTCCCGGACGGCACCGTCGTCCTCGACAAGCAGGGCAACGTCCTGGCCGATCTGATCGGGCAGGGCACCACCTACATCGCCGCCCAGGGCGGCCGCGGCGGCCTCGGCAACGCCGCGCTCGCCTCGGCCCGCCGTAAGGCCCCCGGCTTCGCGCTGCTGGGTGAGCCGGGTCACTCCGGGGACGTCGTCCTCGAGCTCAAGACCGTCGCGGACGTGGCCCTCGTCGGCTACCCGAGCGCCGGCAAGTCGTCGCTGATCTCGGTGCTTTCGGCGGCCAAGCCGAAGATCGCCGACTATCCGTTCACCACGTTGGTGCCCAACCTCGGTGTGGTCACGGCCGGTTCGACCGTCTACACCATCGCCGACGTCCCCGGCCTGATCCCCGGCGCCAGCCAGGGCAAGGGCCTGGGCCTGGAGTTCCTGCGCCATGTCGAGCGCTGCTCGGTGCTGGTGCATGTGCTGGACACCGCGGCCCTGGAGTCCGAGCGCGATCCGCTGACCGACCTCGATGTCATCGAGGCGGAGCTGGCCCAGTACGGCGGTCTGGACGACCGGCCGCGGGTCGTCGTGCTCAACAAGGTCGACATCCCCGACGGCCAGGACCTCGCCGACATCATCCGGCCCGAACTGGAGGCCCGCGGCTACCAGGTCCTCGAGGTCTCGGCGGTCGCCCATCTCGGCCTCAAGGAGCTGTCCTTCGTCCTGGCGCAGATCGTCGCGGAGGCGCGGGCGGCCAAGCCGCAGGAGGAGGCGACCCGGATCGTCATCCGGCCGAAGGCCGTGGACGACGCGGGCTTCAGGGTCGTCGCCGAGGAGGGCTTCTACCGCGTGCTGGGCGAGAAGCCCGAACGCTGGGTCCGCCAGACCGACTTCGCCAACGACGAGGCCGTCGGCTACCTCGCCGACCGCCTGGCGCGCCTCGGTGTCGAGGGAGAGCTGATGAAGGCGGGCGCCCACTCGGGCGACGAGGTCGTCATCGGCCCCGCGGACGACGCGGTCGTCTTCGACTGGGAGCCGAGCCTCGCGACCGGCGCGGAGATGCTGGGCCGCCGCGGCGAGGATCACCGCTTCGACGCCCCGCGTCCGGCCGCGCAGCGGCGGCGTGAGCGGGATGTCGAGCGGGACGAGGCGGAGCAGGAGTACGACGCGTTCAAGCCGTTCTGA
- a CDS encoding 50S ribosomal protein L27 — protein MAHKKGASSTRNGRDSNAQRLGVKRFGGQTVNAGEILVRQRGTHFHPGTGVGRGGDDTLFALAAGAVQFGTSRGRKVVNIVPVAE, from the coding sequence ATGGCACACAAGAAGGGCGCATCGTCCACTCGGAACGGTCGCGACTCCAACGCCCAGCGGCTCGGCGTCAAGCGTTTCGGCGGCCAGACCGTCAACGCGGGCGAGATCCTGGTCCGCCAGCGCGGCACGCACTTCCACCCGGGCACGGGTGTCGGCCGCGGCGGCGATGACACGCTGTTCGCGCTGGCCGCCGGTGCGGTGCAGTTCGGCACCAGCCGGGGCCGCAAGGTCGTGAACATCGTCCCCGTCGCTGAGTAA
- a CDS encoding 50S ribosomal protein L21, whose protein sequence is MYAIVRTGGRQQKVAVGDVIEVDRLATNKVGDTVELSTLLVVDGDAVTSDPWVLAGVRVHAEVVDHHKGEKIDILKYKNKTGYRKRIGHRQLHTALKITGIDSAAK, encoded by the coding sequence GTGTACGCAATCGTGCGCACCGGCGGCCGCCAGCAGAAGGTGGCCGTGGGCGATGTCATCGAGGTCGACCGTCTGGCCACCAACAAGGTCGGCGACACCGTCGAGCTCTCGACTCTGCTCGTTGTCGACGGCGATGCCGTCACCAGCGACCCGTGGGTGCTGGCCGGCGTGCGGGTTCACGCCGAGGTCGTTGATCACCACAAGGGTGAAAAGATCGACATCCTGAAGTACAAGAACAAGACCGGTTACCGGAAGCGGATCGGCCACCGCCAGCTGCACACCGCGCTGAAGATCACCGGCATCGACTCGGCTGCGAAGTAA
- a CDS encoding ribonuclease E: MLEPIEPTQPVQPLEPSAPRAAAPGDPIESTPSDTLPPRRRRAASRPAGPPVGGVSGAEVTTPSSPAIPADQIVAIAASEAASEPVAAGAAGISASGSASGSDTESAAPPARARRRVARKATAPAGSPEAAETVVTADAGHGGEEPQAAAEPVAEAAPEAAPPARTRRRATRKATAPTGAPAEAETAAPEQAVAPEQAEEPAAAPEAEAETAPAAPARTRRRASRKATAPAGPPQAEAADADASSAAAAGGSGDEATAPAAVAADAPADEAPADEAPRTRARRRATRKTTAPAGAPAEAEVVEPEEAVEAEAEAETVPPAPARTRRRASRKATAPAGTPAEAEAAEEPAAEQRGESAEEPAGAQAEEAPRSRARRRATRGTAAEEPSSAPEPQTAEAPAADAEPEPAPRSRRRAVRPPTAVFQAPVFTEPVFQTPESAAAEAAAALEETEEEEEEQPTAEEATEVVEPEAPTGRRRRRRRGGEPAEEQPEAEETEAVEAESGQPEGEHGDEEQGDRPARRRRRGGRRRRRGEAAEGEGAEGRSEAETGERYEDESAAEGESDEEQGEGRDEADAEAGEHGGGSASSRRRRRRRRRSGDAVEAEAGGDDPERTVVKVREPREPRERRGKESESSADEVQSIKGSTRLEAKKQRRREGREQGRRRVPIITEAEFLARREAVERVMVVRQNGDRTQIGVLEDNVLVEHFVNKEQATSYVGNVYLGKVQNVLPSMEAAFVDIGKGRNAVLYAGEVNFEALGLSNGPRRIETALKSGQSVLVQVTKDPIGHKGARLTSQVSLPGRYLVYVPEGSMTGISRKLPDTERARLKQILKKIVPEDAGVIVRTAAEGASEEELSRDVARLQAQWEEIKKKSKSGNAPSLLYGEPDMTVRVVRDIFNEDFSKVIVSGDDAWETIHGYVSHVAPDLADRLQKWTSDVDVFATYRIDEQLMKALDRKVWLPSGGSLVIDRTEAMVVIDVNTGKFTGQGGNLEETVTRNNLEAAEEIVRQLRLRDLGGIIVIDFIDMVLESNRDLVLRRLLECLGRDRTKHQVAEVTSLGLVQMTRKRVGQGLLESFSESCVHCNGRGVIVHMDQASAAGGGGGKRKKKKSAGGAQQPAEQEQAAVTEAEPEDVTEAAAEIAAEATHPKQEPEPVFAADEELYSSAAEAEAAATRGRTRRRATRKASAPAGAPKAAKESEGSVVVVADEPREAPKAEAVAEAPAASPVEEPESAAPLEAVPAPRTRRRVTRKVTAPAGSPTGSEEAAVVVVSASSAESEPEPKAEAAPEGEAESEAPAKKTARKAAKKAPAKKTAAKKTAEKKTAAKKTTAKKTTAKKTTAKKSATKKTAAAEQQTPRSVSAAADD, encoded by the coding sequence ATGCTCGAACCAATTGAGCCGACCCAACCTGTCCAGCCCCTTGAGCCGTCCGCGCCGCGTGCCGCGGCGCCCGGGGATCCCATCGAGAGCACGCCCAGCGACACGCTGCCGCCGCGCCGCCGCCGTGCGGCCTCCCGCCCGGCCGGTCCGCCGGTCGGCGGAGTGAGCGGCGCCGAGGTCACCACGCCCTCATCGCCGGCCATACCGGCTGATCAGATCGTTGCCATCGCCGCGTCCGAGGCCGCTTCCGAGCCCGTCGCCGCCGGTGCCGCCGGGATCAGCGCGAGCGGATCCGCATCCGGGTCCGACACCGAATCCGCCGCTCCGCCCGCCCGTGCGCGGCGTCGGGTGGCGCGCAAGGCGACGGCTCCGGCGGGTTCGCCGGAGGCCGCGGAGACCGTGGTGACGGCCGATGCCGGCCATGGCGGCGAGGAGCCCCAGGCCGCCGCCGAGCCCGTGGCGGAAGCCGCCCCCGAGGCCGCTCCGCCCGCCCGTACGCGTCGCCGTGCGACCCGTAAGGCGACCGCTCCGACGGGTGCGCCCGCGGAGGCGGAGACCGCGGCGCCTGAGCAGGCCGTGGCGCCGGAGCAGGCCGAGGAGCCCGCTGCGGCTCCGGAGGCCGAGGCGGAGACCGCGCCCGCGGCCCCTGCCCGTACGCGCCGTCGTGCGAGCCGTAAGGCCACGGCCCCCGCGGGCCCGCCGCAGGCGGAGGCCGCCGACGCGGACGCGTCGTCTGCGGCGGCCGCTGGTGGCAGTGGTGACGAGGCCACGGCCCCAGCCGCAGTCGCAGCCGATGCCCCGGCCGACGAGGCCCCGGCCGACGAGGCCCCGCGTACCCGTGCGCGTCGTCGTGCGACCCGTAAGACCACCGCTCCGGCGGGTGCGCCCGCGGAGGCGGAGGTCGTGGAGCCGGAGGAGGCCGTGGAGGCCGAGGCCGAGGCGGAGACCGTGCCCCCGGCACCCGCCCGTACCCGTCGCCGTGCGAGCCGTAAGGCCACCGCCCCCGCCGGAACGCCCGCGGAGGCCGAGGCCGCCGAGGAGCCCGCCGCCGAGCAGCGGGGCGAGAGCGCCGAGGAGCCCGCCGGTGCGCAGGCCGAGGAGGCGCCGCGTAGCCGCGCCCGCCGGCGCGCCACCCGAGGCACCGCCGCCGAGGAGCCGAGCAGCGCTCCGGAGCCGCAGACCGCCGAGGCACCTGCCGCCGACGCCGAGCCGGAGCCCGCGCCCCGTTCGCGGCGCCGGGCGGTCCGCCCGCCGACGGCCGTGTTCCAGGCGCCGGTCTTCACCGAGCCGGTCTTCCAGACGCCGGAGAGCGCCGCCGCCGAGGCCGCCGCCGCGCTGGAGGAGACCGAGGAGGAGGAAGAGGAGCAGCCGACGGCCGAGGAAGCCACCGAGGTCGTCGAGCCCGAGGCGCCCACCGGCCGCCGTCGGCGCCGCCGCCGTGGCGGTGAGCCCGCCGAGGAGCAGCCGGAGGCCGAGGAGACCGAGGCCGTCGAGGCCGAGTCCGGTCAGCCCGAGGGCGAGCACGGCGATGAGGAGCAGGGCGACCGTCCGGCCCGTCGCCGCCGCCGGGGCGGACGTCGCCGTCGCCGGGGTGAGGCAGCCGAGGGCGAGGGCGCCGAGGGACGCTCCGAGGCCGAGACCGGTGAGCGCTACGAGGACGAGTCGGCCGCCGAGGGCGAGAGCGACGAGGAGCAGGGCGAGGGCCGGGACGAGGCGGACGCCGAGGCCGGTGAGCACGGCGGCGGCAGCGCCAGCAGCCGTCGTCGCCGTCGGCGCCGCCGTCGGAGCGGCGACGCGGTCGAGGCGGAGGCGGGCGGTGATGACCCGGAGCGTACGGTCGTCAAGGTCCGCGAGCCCCGGGAGCCCCGTGAGCGGCGCGGCAAGGAATCCGAGTCCAGCGCCGACGAGGTGCAGTCGATCAAGGGATCGACGCGTCTCGAGGCCAAGAAGCAGCGCCGTCGCGAGGGCCGTGAGCAGGGCCGCCGCCGCGTTCCGATCATCACCGAGGCCGAGTTCCTGGCTCGCCGCGAGGCGGTCGAGCGGGTCATGGTCGTCCGGCAGAACGGCGACCGTACCCAGATCGGCGTGCTGGAGGACAACGTCCTCGTCGAGCACTTCGTGAACAAGGAGCAGGCGACCAGCTACGTCGGCAACGTCTACCTGGGCAAGGTTCAGAACGTGCTGCCGTCGATGGAGGCCGCCTTCGTCGACATCGGCAAGGGCCGCAATGCCGTGCTGTACGCGGGCGAGGTGAACTTCGAGGCGCTGGGGCTCTCCAACGGGCCGCGCCGCATCGAGACCGCCCTGAAGTCCGGCCAGTCCGTCCTGGTGCAGGTCACCAAGGACCCGATCGGCCACAAGGGCGCCCGGCTGACCAGCCAGGTCTCCCTCCCGGGCCGCTATCTGGTCTATGTGCCCGAGGGCTCGATGACCGGCATCAGCCGCAAGCTGCCCGACACCGAGCGGGCGCGGCTGAAGCAGATCCTCAAGAAGATCGTCCCCGAGGACGCGGGCGTGATCGTACGCACCGCCGCCGAGGGGGCGAGCGAGGAGGAGCTGTCCCGCGACGTCGCCCGGCTGCAGGCGCAGTGGGAAGAGATCAAGAAGAAGTCGAAGAGCGGTAACGCCCCGTCGCTGCTCTACGGCGAGCCCGACATGACCGTCCGGGTCGTCCGCGACATCTTCAACGAGGACTTCTCCAAGGTCATCGTCAGCGGTGACGACGCCTGGGAGACCATCCACGGCTATGTCTCGCACGTGGCGCCCGACCTCGCGGACCGGCTCCAGAAGTGGACCTCGGACGTCGACGTCTTCGCCACCTACCGGATCGACGAGCAGCTGATGAAGGCGCTGGACCGCAAGGTCTGGCTGCCCAGCGGCGGCTCGCTGGTGATCGACCGGACCGAGGCGATGGTCGTCATCGACGTCAACACCGGCAAGTTCACCGGCCAGGGCGGCAACCTGGAGGAGACGGTCACCAGGAACAACCTGGAGGCGGCCGAGGAGATCGTGCGCCAGCTGCGGCTGCGTGACCTCGGCGGCATCATCGTGATCGACTTCATCGACATGGTGCTGGAGTCCAACCGCGATCTGGTGCTGCGCAGGCTGCTGGAGTGTCTGGGCCGGGACCGTACGAAGCACCAGGTGGCGGAGGTCACCTCGCTCGGCCTGGTCCAGATGACCCGTAAGCGGGTCGGCCAGGGGCTGCTGGAGTCCTTCTCCGAGTCCTGTGTGCACTGCAACGGCCGCGGCGTGATCGTCCACATGGACCAGGCGTCGGCCGCCGGCGGCGGTGGCGGCAAGCGCAAGAAGAAGAAGTCGGCCGGTGGCGCCCAGCAGCCGGCCGAGCAGGAGCAGGCCGCCGTGACCGAGGCCGAGCCCGAGGACGTCACCGAGGCGGCGGCCGAGATCGCGGCGGAGGCCACTCACCCGAAGCAGGAGCCCGAGCCGGTCTTCGCGGCGGACGAGGAGCTGTACAGCAGCGCCGCGGAGGCCGAGGCCGCAGCGACCCGTGGGCGTACGCGCCGCCGTGCCACCCGTAAGGCGTCCGCCCCGGCGGGCGCGCCGAAGGCCGCCAAGGAGTCGGAGGGCTCGGTGGTCGTGGTGGCCGACGAGCCGAGGGAGGCGCCCAAGGCGGAGGCGGTCGCCGAGGCCCCCGCTGCCTCTCCCGTCGAGGAGCCGGAGTCCGCGGCCCCGCTGGAGGCCGTTCCCGCGCCGCGTACGCGTCGTCGGGTGACCCGTAAGGTGACCGCCCCCGCGGGCTCGCCGACGGGCTCCGAGGAGGCGGCCGTGGTGGTCGTGAGCGCGTCTTCGGCGGAGTCGGAGCCCGAGCCGAAGGCGGAGGCGGCGCCCGAGGGCGAAGCCGAGTCCGAGGCGCCGGCGAAGAAGACCGCCCGTAAGGCCGCCAAGAAGGCCCCCGCCAAGAAGACGGCGGCCAAGAAGACCGCCGAGAAGAAGACGGCGGCGAAGAAGACGACGGCCAAGAAGACCACGGCGAAGAAGACGACCGCCAAGAAGTCGGCGACGAAGAAGACCGCGGCGGCGGAGCAGCAGACTCCGCGGTCGGTCTCGGCCGCCGCCGACGACTGA
- a CDS encoding radical SAM protein: protein MLDRKEVQGDSPLGKRQPEGPPPAPAVQRIRLRYTKRGRLRFTSHRDFQRAFERALRRAEVPMAYSAGFTPHPKVSYANAAPTGTGSEAEYLEIQLTETRDPEKLRALLNESLPAGLDVIEAVEARTSGLADRLQASVWEIRLDQVAQADAERAAAAFLEADTVEVERRTKNGLRTFDARAAVARLEVLPPRADRPGDAGCAILRLVVRHLTPAVRPDDVLSGLRATADLAPPVPAAVTRLAQGLLDEESGTVTDPLAPDREAVQAAPTTAAELTAAMAPGGSA from the coding sequence GTGCTCGACCGCAAGGAAGTACAAGGAGACAGTCCCCTGGGCAAGCGACAGCCCGAAGGCCCGCCGCCCGCTCCCGCGGTGCAGCGCATCCGTTTGCGTTACACCAAGCGCGGCCGCCTCCGGTTCACCAGCCACCGCGACTTCCAGCGCGCCTTCGAGCGGGCGCTGCGCCGCGCCGAGGTGCCGATGGCCTACTCGGCGGGCTTCACCCCGCATCCGAAGGTGTCCTACGCCAATGCCGCACCCACCGGCACCGGCAGCGAAGCGGAGTACCTGGAGATCCAGCTGACCGAGACGCGCGACCCCGAGAAGCTCCGGGCGCTGCTCAACGAGTCGCTGCCCGCGGGGCTCGATGTGATCGAGGCCGTGGAGGCCCGCACCTCGGGGCTCGCCGACCGGCTGCAGGCGTCCGTATGGGAGATCCGGCTCGACCAGGTCGCCCAGGCGGATGCCGAGCGTGCCGCCGCCGCCTTCCTCGAGGCCGACACGGTCGAGGTGGAGCGCCGGACGAAAAACGGGTTGCGAACCTTCGACGCCCGTGCGGCGGTGGCCCGGCTGGAGGTGCTTCCGCCTCGGGCCGATAGGCCCGGAGACGCTGGCTGTGCGATACTGCGGCTGGTGGTACGGCATCTGACACCTGCCGTGCGACCCGACGACGTCCTGTCCGGTCTCCGCGCTACGGCCGACCTGGCGCCGCCGGTCCCCGCAGCGGTGACCAGGCTGGCGCAGGGGCTGCTCGATGAGGAGTCCGGCACGGTGACCGACCCGCTCGCGCCCGATCGCGAGGCAGTTCAGGCCGCCCCAACCACGGCCGCCGAGCTGACCGCCGCGATGGCGCCGGGAGGTTCCGCGTAG
- a CDS encoding Fe-S oxidoreductase, which translates to MSVESVFPQLEALLPHVQKPIQYVGGELNSTVKDWDSCDVRWSLMYPDAYEVGLPNQGVMILYEVLNEREGVLAERTYSVWPDLEELMREHKVPQFTVDSHRPVSAFDFLGVSFSTELGYTNLLTALDLAGVPLDAADRTEDHPVVVAGGHAAFNPEPIADFIDCAVIGDGEQAVLDMTAILRAWKAEGRPGGRDELLFRLARTGSVYVPKFYDVEYLADGRIARVVPNRSGVPWRVSKHTVMDLDEWPYPKQPLVPLAETVHERMSVEIFRGCTRGCRFCQAGMITRPVRERSITGIGEMVDKGLKATGFEEVGLLSLSSADHTEIGDVAKGLADRYEEDKIGLSLPSTRVDAFNIDLANELTRNGRRSGLTFAPEGGSERIRKVINKMVSEEDLIRTVATAYGNGWRQVKLYFMCGLPTETDDDVLQIADMATKVIAKGREVSGKNDIRCTVSIGGFVPKPHTPFQWAPQLSAEETDARLEKLRERIRGDKKYGRSIGFRYHDGKPGIVEGLLSRGDRRVGAVIRAVYEDGGRFDGWREHFSYDRWMECAERALPQFGLDLDWYTTRERTYEEVLPWDHLDSGLDKDWLWEDWQDSLDETEVEDCRWTPCFDCGVCPQMQTEIQIGPTGRKLLPLSVK; encoded by the coding sequence ATGTCTGTCGAGTCGGTCTTCCCACAGCTCGAGGCCCTGCTGCCGCATGTGCAGAAGCCCATCCAGTACGTAGGCGGTGAGCTCAATTCCACCGTCAAGGACTGGGACTCCTGCGACGTCCGCTGGTCGCTCATGTACCCGGACGCCTACGAGGTCGGTCTCCCCAACCAGGGCGTCATGATTCTTTACGAGGTCCTCAACGAGCGCGAGGGTGTGCTCGCCGAGCGCACCTACAGCGTGTGGCCGGACCTCGAGGAGCTGATGCGCGAGCACAAGGTGCCGCAGTTCACCGTGGATTCGCACCGCCCGGTGTCCGCGTTCGACTTCCTCGGCGTCTCCTTCTCCACCGAGTTGGGGTACACCAACCTCCTCACCGCGCTCGACCTCGCGGGCGTCCCCCTGGACGCCGCGGACCGCACCGAGGACCACCCCGTCGTGGTCGCGGGCGGCCACGCCGCCTTCAACCCGGAGCCGATCGCCGACTTCATCGACTGCGCGGTGATCGGCGACGGTGAGCAGGCCGTGCTCGACATGACCGCGATCCTCCGCGCCTGGAAGGCCGAGGGCCGCCCGGGCGGCCGCGATGAGCTGCTCTTCCGTCTCGCGCGTACCGGCAGCGTCTACGTCCCGAAGTTCTACGACGTGGAGTACCTGGCCGACGGCCGGATCGCGCGCGTCGTGCCGAACCGCTCGGGCGTGCCGTGGCGGGTGTCCAAGCACACCGTCATGGACCTCGACGAGTGGCCCTACCCGAAGCAGCCGCTGGTGCCGCTGGCCGAGACCGTCCATGAGCGGATGTCGGTGGAGATCTTCCGCGGCTGCACCCGTGGCTGCCGCTTCTGCCAGGCGGGCATGATCACCCGCCCGGTGCGCGAGCGGTCGATCACCGGGATCGGCGAGATGGTCGACAAGGGGCTGAAGGCCACCGGTTTCGAGGAGGTCGGCCTGCTGTCGCTCTCCTCCGCCGACCACACCGAGATCGGCGACGTGGCCAAGGGCCTCGCCGACCGGTACGAGGAGGACAAGATCGGCCTGTCCCTCCCGTCGACCCGGGTGGACGCCTTCAACATCGACCTCGCCAACGAGCTGACCCGCAACGGGCGCCGCTCGGGCCTCACCTTCGCCCCCGAGGGCGGCAGTGAGCGCATCCGTAAGGTCATCAACAAGATGGTCTCCGAAGAGGACCTCATCCGTACGGTGGCCACCGCGTACGGCAACGGCTGGCGGCAGGTGAAGCTGTACTTCATGTGCGGTCTGCCCACCGAGACCGACGACGATGTGCTGCAGATCGCCGACATGGCGACCAAGGTCATCGCCAAGGGCCGCGAGGTGTCCGGCAAGAACGACATCCGCTGCACCGTCTCGATCGGCGGTTTCGTCCCCAAGCCGCACACCCCCTTCCAGTGGGCCCCGCAGCTGAGCGCCGAGGAGACCGACGCCCGGCTGGAGAAGCTGCGCGAAAGGATCCGCGGCGACAAGAAGTACGGCCGCTCGATCGGCTTCCGCTACCACGACGGCAAGCCCGGCATCGTCGAGGGTCTGCTCTCGCGCGGCGACCGCCGGGTGGGCGCGGTCATCCGCGCCGTCTACGAGGACGGTGGCCGCTTCGACGGCTGGCGTGAGCACTTCTCGTACGACCGGTGGATGGAGTGCGCCGAGCGGGCCCTGCCCCAGTTCGGCCTCGACCTCGACTGGTACACCACGCGCGAGCGCACCTACGAGGAGGTCCTGCCCTGGGACCACCTCGATTCGGGCCTCGACAAGGACTGGCTGTGGGAGGACTGGCAGGACTCGCTCGACGAGACCGAGGTCGAGGACTGCCGCTGGACCCCCTGCTTCGACTGCGGCGTCTGCCCGCAGATGCAGACCGAGATCCAGATCGGCCCCACCGGCCGGAAGCTGCTGCCGCTGTCGGTGAAGTAG